A window of the Gemmatirosa kalamazoonensis genome harbors these coding sequences:
- a CDS encoding DUF3419 family protein, translated as MTTDALRSEAAAHADFTSILRYAQVWEDADILVEGLAVRPGDTVLSIASAGDNTLSLLAQRPARVVAVDLNPAQLAALELRVAAYRTLSHAELLELVGSRPSVGRGTLYARCRAALSPDARRFWDSRADAVARGIGAAGKFENYFRIFRERVLPLVHRRATVEAALAPRDPAARRAFHDDRWDTWRWRLLFRMFFSETVLGRLGRDPSFFRYAERSPAEHLRDRVRHALVDLDPSENPYVAWILTGEHRAALPHALRAEHFDAIRDHLDRLEWHCEPLETLADRGVIDGFDRANLSNIFEYVSVPNATALLERLCDAATPGARLAYWNLLVPRHGAEYLPRRLRALPDARRLHDADKTFFYGDFVLEEVVA; from the coding sequence GTGACCACCGACGCCCTCCGCAGCGAGGCCGCGGCGCACGCCGACTTCACGTCCATCCTCCGCTACGCGCAGGTGTGGGAGGACGCCGACATCCTGGTCGAGGGGCTCGCCGTTAGGCCGGGCGACACGGTGCTGTCGATCGCGTCGGCCGGCGACAACACGCTCTCGCTGCTCGCCCAGCGCCCCGCGCGCGTCGTGGCGGTGGACCTCAACCCGGCCCAGCTGGCCGCGCTCGAGCTGCGCGTCGCCGCCTATCGCACGCTGTCGCACGCCGAGCTGCTGGAGCTCGTCGGGTCGCGGCCGAGCGTCGGGCGCGGCACGCTGTACGCCCGCTGTCGCGCGGCGCTGTCACCCGACGCCCGCCGCTTCTGGGATTCGCGCGCCGACGCCGTGGCGCGCGGCATCGGCGCCGCGGGGAAGTTCGAGAACTACTTCCGCATCTTCCGCGAGCGCGTGCTCCCGCTCGTGCATCGCCGCGCGACGGTGGAGGCGGCGCTCGCTCCCCGCGACCCTGCCGCGCGCCGCGCGTTCCACGACGACCGCTGGGACACGTGGCGCTGGCGGCTGCTCTTCCGGATGTTCTTCTCCGAGACGGTGCTCGGGCGACTCGGCCGCGACCCGAGCTTCTTCCGCTACGCCGAGCGCAGCCCCGCCGAGCACCTGCGAGACCGCGTGCGCCACGCGCTCGTCGACCTCGACCCGTCGGAGAACCCGTACGTCGCGTGGATCCTCACCGGCGAGCACCGCGCGGCGCTTCCGCACGCGCTGCGCGCGGAGCATTTCGACGCCATTCGCGACCATCTCGACCGGTTGGAGTGGCACTGCGAGCCGCTCGAGACGCTCGCCGACCGCGGCGTCATCGACGGCTTCGACCGCGCGAACCTGAGCAACATCTTCGAGTACGTGTCGGTGCCGAACGCCACCGCGCTCCTCGAGCGGCTGTGCGACGCGGCGACCCCCGGGGCGCGCCTCGCGTACTGGAACCTGCTCGTGCCGCGCCACGGCGCCGAGTACCTGCCGCGCCGGCTCCGAGCGCTCCCCGACGCGCGCCGGCTGCACGACGCCGACAAGACGTTCTTCTACGGCGACTTCGTGCTCGAGGAGGTCGTCGCGTGA
- a CDS encoding cupredoxin domain-containing protein, with translation MPRFTAPRRISALLLALPLAAGAQDPQGSVLRRTPNMVTNWVNDPWTIQFNFIHRFTESGPPQHQISNTPTFFVAAGMPARTSLGFAYSTSSEVVALRPNEWEFFLRNMPFRPGNKVADVTLHLGHNVGAASTDGELGIARSFGALRLLGAARGFSNAFGEGDARLGYGGGVNLKLMKWLAAAGDVNSMHQRRTGERIGWSGGLMFGIPTTPHSLSIYATNTVTATLEGLSLGTRHTRWGFEYTVPITLARYIPALRPKSAPVVAAASDSTPPAAAVAATPEPAPVPVTPTPTPTEPAAPTPTAPIPVTKDAPATPTPTPMPTATATPAPAAAAPTPTAPRTTPRPTSAAAPARRDTVRATMRQLEFAPTRIEVAAGTTVIWTNNAPLQHSIVADNGSFDSGLIDPGKRYARTFTKPGTYTFHCTPHPFMKGVVVVR, from the coding sequence ATGCCGCGCTTCACCGCCCCGCGTCGGATCTCGGCGCTGCTCCTCGCCCTTCCGCTCGCCGCCGGCGCGCAGGACCCGCAAGGCTCCGTGCTGCGACGGACGCCGAACATGGTCACGAACTGGGTGAACGACCCGTGGACGATCCAGTTCAACTTCATCCACCGGTTCACGGAGAGCGGACCGCCGCAGCATCAGATCTCGAACACGCCGACGTTCTTCGTCGCGGCGGGGATGCCGGCGCGCACGTCGCTGGGCTTCGCGTACTCGACGAGCTCCGAGGTGGTCGCCCTGCGGCCTAACGAGTGGGAGTTCTTCTTGCGCAACATGCCGTTCCGGCCCGGCAACAAGGTGGCGGACGTCACGCTGCACCTCGGCCACAACGTGGGCGCGGCGAGCACGGACGGGGAGCTGGGGATCGCGCGCAGCTTCGGCGCGCTGCGGCTGCTCGGCGCGGCGCGCGGGTTCAGCAACGCGTTCGGCGAGGGCGACGCGCGGCTCGGCTACGGCGGGGGCGTGAACCTGAAGCTGATGAAGTGGCTCGCCGCGGCGGGCGACGTGAACTCCATGCACCAGCGCCGCACCGGCGAGCGGATCGGGTGGAGCGGGGGGCTGATGTTCGGCATCCCGACGACGCCGCACTCGCTGTCGATCTACGCGACGAACACGGTGACGGCCACGCTGGAAGGGCTCTCGCTCGGCACGCGGCACACGCGGTGGGGCTTCGAGTACACGGTGCCGATCACGCTCGCGCGCTACATCCCGGCGCTGCGCCCGAAGTCGGCGCCGGTGGTGGCCGCCGCGAGCGACTCGACCCCGCCGGCGGCCGCGGTGGCCGCGACGCCCGAGCCGGCGCCGGTGCCCGTCACGCCGACGCCGACGCCGACCGAGCCCGCCGCGCCGACGCCGACCGCGCCGATCCCGGTGACGAAGGACGCGCCGGCGACGCCGACCCCGACGCCGATGCCGACGGCGACGGCGACCCCCGCACCCGCGGCGGCGGCCCCGACGCCGACCGCGCCGCGCACGACGCCGAGGCCGACGAGCGCGGCCGCGCCGGCGCGGCGGGATACGGTGCGCGCGACGATGCGGCAGCTGGAGTTCGCGCCGACGCGGATCGAGGTGGCAGCCGGGACGACGGTGATCTGGACGAACAACGCGCCGCTGCAGCACTCCATCGTGGCGGACAACGGCAGCTTCGACTCGGGGCTGATCGACCCGGGCAAGCGGTACGCGCGCACGTTCACGAAGCCGGGGACGTACACGTTCCACTGCACGCCGCACCCGTTCATGAAGGGCGTCGTCGTCGTGAGGTAG
- a CDS encoding cupredoxin domain-containing protein produces the protein MRRIPLLTAVALVATACFSEKPEPLEPGAPSTGAVTASSTANSFTPQILNVLQGGTVTWTFGTRPHNVTFVQTAGAPQNVPTTTSNTASRTFASPGTFAYVCTLHAGMVGTVNVVPAPTQPTR, from the coding sequence ATGCGCCGAATCCCTCTCCTCACAGCAGTCGCGCTCGTCGCCACGGCGTGCTTCAGCGAGAAGCCCGAGCCCCTGGAGCCGGGCGCGCCGAGCACCGGCGCCGTCACCGCCTCCTCCACCGCGAACTCGTTCACGCCGCAGATCCTCAACGTGCTGCAGGGCGGCACGGTCACCTGGACGTTCGGCACCCGCCCGCACAACGTGACGTTCGTCCAGACCGCCGGCGCCCCGCAGAACGTCCCGACGACGACGAGCAACACCGCGTCGCGCACGTTCGCGTCGCCCGGCACGTTCGCCTACGTGTGCACGCTGCACGCGGGCATGGTCGGCACCGTGAACGTCGTGCCGGCGCCGACGCAGCCGACGCGTTAG
- a CDS encoding pyridoxamine 5'-phosphate oxidase family protein: MQTARSARRPRFRELTPVEMRALLGEQRVGRLAFAWRGHVDVRPIHYVFDGAAIYLRTAPGTKLLALRHSPWVAFEVDDVRDTYDWRSVVVHGTVYAVRARGTAAQRALRRRAVDLLRAIEPDALTADDPVRGRDVVLRLDIDRMTGRIAAVG, encoded by the coding sequence ATGCAGACGGCGAGGTCGGCGCGGCGCCCGAGGTTCCGCGAGCTCACGCCGGTGGAGATGCGGGCGCTGCTGGGCGAGCAGCGCGTGGGGCGACTCGCGTTCGCGTGGCGCGGCCACGTGGACGTGCGGCCGATCCACTACGTGTTCGACGGCGCGGCGATCTACCTGCGAACGGCGCCGGGCACGAAGCTGCTCGCGCTCCGTCACAGCCCGTGGGTGGCGTTCGAGGTGGACGACGTGCGCGACACGTACGACTGGCGGAGCGTGGTGGTGCACGGCACGGTGTACGCGGTGCGCGCGCGCGGCACGGCGGCGCAGCGCGCGCTGCGCCGTCGCGCCGTCGATCTGCTGCGCGCGATCGAGCCGGATGCCCTCACGGCGGACGACCCGGTGCGCGGGCGCGACGTGGTGCTGCGGCTCGACATCGACCGGATGACGGGACGCATCGCCGCCGTCGGATAG
- a CDS encoding PEP/pyruvate-binding domain-containing protein gives MTGAIARAGSAAEIGGKAASLAALAAAGLPVPPWFALRAPDGTDPDAPLPEALRDELCAAVRALAPGSQLLAVRSSAVEEDGAAHSFAGQFESYLNVSPVDVPERVRDVWRAARAERVTAYRAQHGLAHGTLPAALVQRMVNADAAGVAFSADPVSGRRAVCVVSAVRGLGDRLVSGEADADLWHVDRAGAVVHRAIVGDRPALDDDTVRRVADLARAAERHFGRPQDVEWAIESGTLWLLQSRPVTSLAALPDPDGALAVWDDSNIAESYGGVTTPLTYSFARYVYEAVYRQFCRIVGVPERRIDAEADALRAMLGLVRGRVYYNLVSWYRILALLPGYRLNRPFMEQMMGVKEGLPAEVADRVPAATTRERLADAVALLGTVWGLVRAHARLDRDVASFRSRLDDALGGVDLAAMRPDELVAHYRDLERRLLARWDTPLVNDFFAMIFYGVLRRLAARWCGDADETLQNDLVAGEGAIVSAEPARRIERMAAIAASDPAVVAALCDAAPDAARAAVAAHPVLAAELDDYLATFGDRCLEELKLETETLGDDPLLLVRSVGRLARARGAHPSDRAPRVDVRAAAEARADDALRGHPVRRAIFRWVLRRARRRVRDRENLRFERTRVFGRVRRIFVELGKRYAALGVLDEPRDVFWLTVDEALGWPGATTASADLRPIVAARAAEFARWRAMPAPAGRFDTRGPVHVGHDFLARRADPTPPASLGGDERRGTGCHPGVVRGRVRVVRDPREAVMEPGEILVAERTDPGWVMLFPAASALLVERGSLLSHSAIVARELGLPAVIAIDGLTTWLRTGDEVELDGRTGEVRRL, from the coding sequence ATGACGGGCGCGATCGCGCGGGCGGGCTCGGCGGCCGAGATCGGAGGCAAGGCCGCGTCGCTCGCCGCGCTCGCCGCGGCGGGGCTCCCCGTGCCACCCTGGTTCGCGCTCCGCGCCCCCGACGGCACCGACCCCGACGCCCCACTCCCCGAGGCGCTCCGCGACGAGCTGTGCGCCGCGGTGCGCGCGCTCGCGCCGGGCAGCCAGTTGTTGGCCGTCCGCTCCTCCGCCGTCGAGGAGGACGGCGCCGCGCACTCCTTCGCGGGTCAGTTCGAGTCCTACCTGAACGTGTCGCCGGTCGACGTGCCCGAGCGCGTGCGCGACGTGTGGCGTGCCGCGCGCGCCGAGCGCGTCACCGCCTACCGCGCGCAGCACGGCCTCGCGCACGGCACGCTCCCGGCCGCGCTCGTGCAGCGCATGGTGAACGCCGACGCCGCCGGCGTCGCGTTCAGCGCCGACCCGGTGTCCGGTCGGCGCGCGGTCTGCGTCGTGAGCGCGGTGCGCGGGCTCGGCGACCGGCTCGTGAGCGGCGAGGCCGACGCGGATCTCTGGCACGTCGACCGCGCCGGCGCCGTCGTCCACCGCGCGATCGTCGGCGACCGGCCCGCGCTCGACGACGACACCGTGCGGCGCGTCGCCGACCTCGCGCGCGCGGCCGAGCGCCACTTCGGCCGACCGCAGGACGTCGAGTGGGCGATCGAGAGCGGCACGCTGTGGCTGCTCCAGTCGCGCCCCGTCACGTCGCTCGCCGCGCTCCCCGACCCCGACGGCGCGCTCGCCGTGTGGGACGACAGCAACATCGCCGAGAGCTACGGCGGCGTCACCACGCCGCTCACGTACTCGTTCGCGCGCTACGTGTACGAGGCCGTCTATCGCCAGTTCTGCCGCATCGTCGGCGTCCCCGAGCGGCGCATCGACGCCGAGGCGGATGCGCTGCGCGCGATGCTCGGGCTCGTGCGCGGACGCGTCTACTACAACCTCGTGAGCTGGTACCGCATCCTCGCGCTCCTCCCCGGCTACCGGCTCAACCGCCCGTTCATGGAGCAGATGATGGGCGTGAAGGAGGGGCTGCCGGCCGAGGTGGCGGACCGCGTGCCCGCCGCCACGACGCGCGAGCGCCTCGCCGACGCCGTCGCGCTGTTAGGCACCGTGTGGGGGCTCGTGCGCGCGCATGCTCGGCTCGACCGCGACGTCGCGTCGTTCCGGTCGCGTCTCGACGATGCGCTCGGCGGCGTCGACCTCGCGGCCATGCGGCCCGACGAGCTGGTGGCGCACTATCGCGACCTGGAGCGCCGGCTGCTCGCGCGGTGGGACACGCCGCTCGTGAACGACTTCTTCGCGATGATCTTCTACGGCGTGCTGCGCAGGCTGGCCGCGCGCTGGTGCGGCGACGCCGACGAGACCCTGCAGAACGATCTCGTCGCCGGCGAGGGAGCGATCGTCAGCGCCGAGCCGGCGCGTCGCATCGAGCGCATGGCCGCCATCGCCGCGAGCGACCCCGCGGTCGTCGCCGCGCTCTGCGACGCGGCCCCCGACGCCGCGCGTGCCGCCGTCGCCGCGCATCCCGTGCTCGCCGCGGAGCTCGACGACTACCTCGCGACGTTCGGCGACCGTTGCCTCGAGGAGCTGAAGCTGGAGACCGAGACGCTCGGCGACGACCCGCTGCTGCTCGTGCGCTCCGTCGGCCGCCTCGCCCGCGCGCGCGGCGCGCACCCCTCCGACCGCGCGCCGCGTGTCGACGTGCGCGCGGCCGCCGAGGCCCGCGCCGACGACGCGCTGCGCGGCCATCCGGTCAGGCGGGCGATCTTTCGCTGGGTGCTGCGTCGCGCGCGCCGCCGCGTGCGTGACCGCGAGAACCTGCGCTTCGAGCGCACGCGCGTGTTCGGCCGCGTCAGGCGCATCTTCGTCGAGCTGGGAAAGCGCTACGCCGCGCTCGGCGTGCTCGACGAGCCGCGCGACGTCTTCTGGCTCACCGTGGACGAGGCGCTCGGCTGGCCCGGCGCGACGACGGCGAGCGCCGACCTGCGCCCGATCGTCGCCGCCCGCGCTGCGGAGTTCGCGCGCTGGCGCGCCATGCCCGCACCGGCCGGCCGCTTCGACACGCGCGGTCCGGTGCACGTCGGCCACGACTTCCTCGCGCGGCGCGCCGATCCCACGCCGCCGGCATCGTTAGGCGGCGACGAACGGCGCGGCACCGGCTGCCACCCGGGCGTCGTGCGCGGCCGCGTGCGCGTCGTGCGCGACCCGCGCGAGGCGGTCATGGAGCCCGGCGAGATCCTCGTCGCCGAGCGCACCGACCCGGGATGGGTGATGCTCTTCCCCGCCGCGAGCGCGCTGCTCGTCGAGCGCGGCAGCCTGCTCTCGCACTCCGCGATCGTGGCGCGCGAGCTGGGCCTCCCCGCCGTCATCGCGATCGACGGGCTCACGACGTGGCTGCGCACCGGCGACGAGGTGGAGCTCGACGGCCGTACGGGCGAGGTGCGCCGCCTGTGA
- a CDS encoding LytR/AlgR family response regulator transcription factor translates to MPHTSPLARPEPTRPDLAALAPMGAVVPNESPAAPLRVLVADDEPLARARMRTLLLRHAGVAPLAECASGADTVEAVRRLRPDLLLLDLHLPDLDGLQVVRSVGVGVLPALVLVTAHHEHALAAFEHDALDYLLKPVSDERFRQMLERVRARLAPRGDAAAPPSLGAGWPGAEPAAPENGTGRAPFLKQILVRSLQKIEIVDVAQVDWLQSDGDYVRVWTGKVSRLHRATLAELEQQLDPTAFVRIHRSTIVRTSRIRELEPYFHGEYVVVLHDGTRLKLSRTYRARLEAALGQGL, encoded by the coding sequence ATGCCGCACACGTCGCCCCTCGCCCGACCGGAGCCCACCCGGCCGGATCTCGCCGCGCTCGCCCCGATGGGCGCCGTGGTGCCTAACGAGTCGCCGGCCGCGCCGCTGCGCGTGCTCGTCGCCGACGACGAGCCGCTGGCGCGAGCGCGCATGCGGACGCTGCTCCTGCGCCACGCCGGCGTCGCTCCGCTGGCCGAGTGCGCCTCCGGCGCGGACACCGTGGAGGCGGTGCGGCGGCTGCGTCCCGACCTCCTGCTGCTCGACCTGCATCTCCCCGACCTCGACGGGCTGCAGGTCGTGCGCTCGGTCGGCGTGGGCGTGCTTCCCGCGCTCGTGCTGGTGACGGCGCACCACGAGCACGCGCTCGCGGCGTTCGAGCACGACGCGCTGGACTACCTGCTGAAGCCGGTGAGCGACGAGCGCTTCCGGCAGATGCTGGAGCGCGTGCGCGCGCGGCTCGCCCCACGCGGCGACGCGGCGGCGCCGCCGTCGTTAGGCGCCGGTTGGCCCGGCGCCGAGCCGGCGGCGCCGGAGAACGGCACGGGCCGAGCGCCGTTCCTGAAGCAGATCCTCGTGCGCTCGCTGCAGAAGATCGAGATCGTGGACGTGGCGCAGGTCGACTGGCTGCAGTCGGACGGCGACTACGTGCGCGTATGGACGGGGAAGGTGTCGCGGCTGCACCGCGCGACGCTGGCCGAGCTGGAGCAGCAGCTCGACCCGACGGCGTTCGTGCGCATCCACCGGTCGACGATCGTGCGGACGAGCCGCATCCGGGAGCTGGAGCCGTACTTCCACGGCGAGTACGTCGTGGTGCTGCACGACGGCACGCGGCTCAAGCTGAGCCGCACGTACCGGGCGCGGCTCGAGGCGGCGCTGGGGCAGGGGCTGTGA
- a CDS encoding AMP-binding protein, with product MNVAELLAGPVAERPDAPALVERVGGRTRATTFAALDAAARATAALLVARGVRAGDAVLFFAPPSVELYAALAAVFRVGAVAMFVEPSAGRGVLDAACAMWPPAALVASRKAHLLRLVSRAIRRIPVKLVTRGWVPSAARLPLGGADAPLHPCDADAPALLTFTSGSTGTPKAAVRTHGILRAQLDALRPLAARAGERELVSLPIVVLVNLAAGATTVLPDADLRRPGAIDPAPVLAQLAEHDVGRVTASPAFLERLVDASTDGALARLASVVTGGGPVFPDLVARVKRAARDARIVAVYGSTEAEPIAHVRDDELSPDDHAATRAGRGLLAGTPDACVSLRIIHARPDAPLGPLGAAELEALRCAPGEPGEIVVAGAHVVRGYLRGIGDAETKVRVDDVVWHRTGDAGYLDERGRLWLLGRAAAAIVDARGTLYPFAAEAAARAMLGPRRVAVVAHHGRRVLVVERGADVDVPTLLGALSWAHLDDVASVDTMPTDRRHNAKIDYAAVRAMLR from the coding sequence GTGAACGTCGCCGAGCTGCTCGCCGGACCGGTGGCCGAGCGCCCCGACGCGCCGGCGCTCGTCGAACGCGTAGGCGGGCGCACGCGCGCGACGACGTTCGCCGCGCTCGACGCCGCGGCGCGCGCGACGGCGGCGCTGCTCGTCGCGCGCGGCGTGCGCGCCGGCGACGCGGTGCTGTTCTTCGCGCCGCCGAGCGTGGAGCTGTACGCGGCGCTCGCTGCGGTCTTCCGCGTCGGCGCGGTGGCGATGTTCGTCGAGCCGTCGGCCGGCCGCGGGGTGCTCGACGCGGCGTGCGCGATGTGGCCGCCCGCCGCGCTCGTCGCGAGCCGCAAGGCGCACCTGCTGCGGCTCGTCAGCCGCGCGATACGGCGCATTCCCGTGAAGCTCGTCACGCGGGGGTGGGTGCCAAGCGCCGCACGCCTCCCGTTAGGCGGCGCCGACGCGCCGCTGCATCCGTGCGACGCCGACGCGCCCGCGCTGCTCACGTTCACGAGCGGCAGCACCGGCACGCCGAAGGCCGCGGTGCGCACGCACGGCATCCTGCGCGCGCAGCTCGACGCGCTGCGGCCGCTCGCCGCGCGCGCGGGGGAGCGCGAGCTCGTGAGCCTGCCGATCGTGGTGCTCGTGAACCTCGCGGCCGGCGCCACGACCGTGCTCCCCGACGCCGACCTGCGACGTCCCGGCGCGATCGACCCGGCACCGGTGCTCGCGCAGCTCGCCGAGCACGACGTGGGCCGCGTGACCGCGTCGCCCGCGTTCCTCGAGCGTCTCGTCGACGCGTCCACCGACGGGGCGCTCGCTCGGTTGGCGTCGGTCGTCACCGGCGGTGGGCCGGTGTTTCCGGACCTCGTGGCGCGCGTGAAGCGCGCCGCCCGCGACGCGCGGATCGTCGCCGTGTACGGCTCCACGGAGGCCGAGCCGATCGCCCACGTGCGCGACGACGAGCTGTCGCCCGACGATCACGCGGCGACGCGCGCCGGCCGCGGGCTGCTCGCCGGGACGCCCGACGCGTGCGTGTCGCTGCGCATCATACACGCGCGTCCGGACGCGCCGCTCGGACCGTTAGGCGCCGCGGAGCTGGAGGCGCTGCGGTGCGCGCCCGGCGAGCCGGGCGAGATCGTCGTCGCCGGCGCGCACGTCGTGCGCGGCTACCTGCGCGGCATCGGCGACGCCGAGACGAAGGTGCGCGTCGACGACGTCGTGTGGCATCGCACCGGCGACGCCGGCTATCTCGACGAGCGCGGACGCCTGTGGCTCCTCGGCCGCGCGGCCGCCGCGATCGTCGACGCGCGCGGCACGCTGTACCCGTTCGCCGCCGAAGCGGCCGCCCGCGCGATGCTCGGCCCGCGCCGCGTCGCCGTCGTCGCGCACCACGGTCGCCGCGTCCTCGTCGTCGAGCGTGGCGCCGACGTCGACGTGCCGACGCTGTTGGGCGCCCTCTCCTGGGCCCACCTCGACGACGTCGCGAGCGTCGACACCATGCCGACCGACCGTCGGCACAACGCGAAGATCGACTACGCGGCGGTGCGGGCGATGTTGCGGTAG
- a CDS encoding UbiA family prenyltransferase has protein sequence MAAQTPTADPTEGRAPQGLARWVVYQRERFPVLAHGALILAFSAGAVCYSALLRARAHGTPPSAATASFVVAFASCFLFFFQLRVSDELKDFRDDARHRPYRPVPRRLVTLRELRGLGLLAALVQLGLALWLSPRLLLPLALAWAFVALMTKEFWLHAWLADRPVTVLWTHMLVIPLIDLYATSCDWLAAGAGRDVGAGIAWFLAASFGNGMVVEIGRKLRAPHDEERGVRTYTAVWGVRRAVAAWLGVLAATATFATVAAAHVGAAWLVAGLLGTLAVVAVVLGARLVSVPSPGAGRRLETLAGVWTIALYLGVGVVPFVARR, from the coding sequence ATGGCCGCCCAGACCCCCACCGCCGACCCCACCGAGGGGCGTGCGCCGCAGGGACTCGCCCGCTGGGTCGTCTACCAGCGCGAGCGGTTCCCGGTGCTCGCCCACGGAGCGCTCATCCTCGCGTTCTCCGCTGGGGCGGTGTGCTACTCCGCGCTGCTCCGCGCGCGCGCGCACGGCACTCCGCCGTCGGCCGCCACCGCGTCTTTCGTCGTGGCGTTCGCGAGCTGCTTCCTGTTCTTCTTCCAGCTCCGCGTCTCGGACGAGCTGAAGGACTTCCGCGACGACGCGCGCCACCGGCCGTACCGCCCCGTGCCGCGCCGCCTCGTCACGCTGCGCGAGCTGCGCGGGCTCGGGCTGCTCGCCGCGCTCGTGCAGCTCGGGCTGGCGCTCTGGCTCTCGCCGCGCCTCCTGCTGCCGCTCGCGCTGGCGTGGGCGTTCGTCGCGCTCATGACGAAGGAGTTCTGGCTCCACGCGTGGCTCGCCGACCGGCCGGTGACGGTGCTGTGGACGCACATGCTCGTCATCCCGCTCATCGACCTGTACGCGACGTCGTGCGACTGGCTCGCCGCCGGCGCGGGACGCGACGTCGGCGCCGGCATCGCGTGGTTTCTCGCCGCGAGCTTCGGCAACGGCATGGTCGTCGAGATCGGCCGCAAGCTCCGCGCGCCGCACGACGAGGAGCGCGGCGTGCGTACGTACACCGCCGTCTGGGGCGTGCGACGCGCCGTCGCTGCATGGCTCGGCGTGCTCGCGGCGACGGCCACGTTCGCCACCGTCGCCGCGGCGCACGTCGGCGCGGCGTGGCTCGTCGCGGGGCTGTTAGGCACCCTCGCCGTCGTCGCGGTCGTGCTGGGTGCGCGCCTCGTGTCGGTCCCTTCGCCGGGCGCGGGACGCCGGCTGGAGACGCTCGCCGGGGTCTGGACGATCGCGCTCTACCTCGGCGTCGGCGTCGTCCCGTTCGTCGCGCGGCGATGA
- a CDS encoding diacylglycerol/polyprenol kinase family protein, with protein MIAAPAPWIGVGILVVALVAMLVVLRAVRARWAPHPEVMRKTAHVGLGLATLSFPWLFSDVWPVLLLGAVAVCTLLALRYVPALRTQVGGVVHGVDRASLGDLYFPVAATGLFVLARGDRILYTVPILTLAFADAVAALVGVRYGQHRFEGADGGKSAEGSIAFFLVAFLATHLPLLLFTTVGRAESVFIGLTFGVLVMLLEAVAWRGLDNLFIPFGGFLLLRASIALDAAALARRFAVTVALLVLVLGLRRRRTLTDSAMLAGVLVGYVAWSVGGWRWLVPPSVLLVAYTIAWPRHHQIRERPHDIIALFSVTSCGMLWLLLAVVLRRPDFYFPYTLVFAANLCFIGVTWWRDFRRSASRWRVVLATATVAWAVVLTPYVVVTGPAHSVLFDAVAGYAALVAGAIAFTLAVPDLQGRKNHEYPWARQALLGLGASAFGLVMTELGR; from the coding sequence GTGATCGCGGCGCCCGCGCCGTGGATCGGCGTCGGCATCCTCGTCGTCGCGCTCGTCGCGATGCTCGTGGTGCTGCGCGCCGTGCGCGCGCGCTGGGCGCCGCACCCGGAGGTCATGCGCAAGACGGCGCACGTCGGCCTCGGGCTCGCGACGCTCTCCTTCCCCTGGCTGTTCAGCGACGTGTGGCCGGTGCTGCTGCTCGGCGCGGTCGCCGTGTGCACGCTGCTCGCGCTGCGCTACGTGCCCGCGCTCCGCACGCAGGTCGGTGGCGTGGTGCACGGCGTCGACCGCGCGTCGCTCGGCGACCTGTACTTCCCCGTCGCGGCGACGGGGCTGTTCGTGCTCGCGCGCGGCGACCGGATCCTGTACACGGTGCCGATCCTCACCCTCGCGTTCGCCGACGCGGTGGCGGCGCTCGTCGGCGTGCGCTACGGCCAGCACCGCTTCGAGGGTGCCGACGGCGGCAAGAGCGCCGAGGGATCGATCGCGTTCTTCCTCGTCGCGTTCCTCGCCACGCATCTCCCGCTGTTGCTCTTCACGACCGTCGGCCGCGCGGAGTCGGTGTTCATCGGCCTCACGTTCGGCGTGCTCGTGATGCTGCTCGAGGCGGTCGCGTGGCGCGGGCTCGACAACCTGTTCATCCCGTTCGGCGGCTTCCTGCTGCTGCGCGCATCGATCGCGCTCGACGCGGCGGCGCTCGCGCGTCGGTTCGCCGTGACGGTCGCGCTGCTCGTGCTCGTGCTCGGGCTCCGCCGCCGCCGCACGCTCACCGATTCGGCGATGCTCGCCGGCGTGCTCGTGGGATACGTCGCGTGGTCGGTCGGCGGATGGCGCTGGCTCGTGCCGCCGTCGGTGCTGCTCGTCGCGTACACCATCGCGTGGCCGCGCCACCATCAGATCCGCGAGCGGCCACACGACATCATCGCGCTGTTCTCGGTGACGTCGTGCGGCATGCTCTGGCTGCTGCTCGCCGTCGTGCTGCGGCGCCCCGACTTCTACTTCCCGTACACGCTCGTCTTCGCCGCGAACCTCTGCTTCATCGGCGTCACCTGGTGGCGCGACTTCCGCCGCAGCGCGTCGCGGTGGCGCGTCGTGCTCGCCACCGCCACGGTCGCGTGGGCCGTCGTGCTCACGCCGTACGTCGTCGTGACCGGGCCCGCGCACTCGGTGCTGTTCGACGCGGTCGCCGGCTACGCGGCGCTCGTCGCGGGCGCGATCGCGTTCACGCTCGCGGTGCCCGACCTGCAGGGGCGCAAGAACCACGAGTATCCGTGGGCCCGCCAGGCGCTGCTCGGACTCGGTGCGTCGGCGTTCGGCCTGGTCATGACGGAGCTGGGGCGATGA